A single genomic interval of Gossypium raimondii isolate GPD5lz chromosome 11, ASM2569854v1, whole genome shotgun sequence harbors:
- the LOC105802809 gene encoding auxin response factor 18 isoform X1, which yields MAHLEGNQRGSSTAHAVSGSAGDDLYQELWKLCAGPLVEVPRVHERVFYFPQGHMEQLEASTNQELSNQTPLFNLPSKILCRVLHVELLAEQETDEVYAQITLQPEDQSEPTSLDPFPTEAPKRKVHSFSKILTASDTSTHGGFSVLRKHATECLPPLDMNLATPTQELVAKDLHGYEWRFKHIFRGQPRRHLLTTGWSTFVTSKRLVAGDAFVFLRGDNGELRVGVRRLARQQSTMPSSVISSQSMHLGVLATAAHAVTTHTLFVVYYKPRTSQFIIGVNKYLEAINNGFSVGMRFKMRFEGEDSPERRFTGTIVGVGDISPHWSESKWRSLKIQWDEPAAIQRPERVSPWEIEPFVASASTNAQPTIMCKRPRPVDIPASEITTSSAGSAFWCRESIQSHELTPVGSTLEVQSSENQVMWPMRQKEADNCLINGNGGYKSRTPPENAWPPSPLVNVSLNLFPDSMENNYKTGALQTALTGYAKGLMHDQVEKRKTETFTGCRLFGFNLTDSTSVAAPPDKEQTSTSIDYNGVRGHVPAAFHVEQKPETSKEQKQVASETSTQEMQAKQGSATSMRSRTKVHMQGIAVGRAIDLTALKGYNDLINELEKMFEIKGELCRSGQWSIVFTDDEGDMMLVGDDPWVEFCKMVRKIFIYSSEEVKKISTRCKFPASSMECEGTVVSLDSEHRSV from the exons ATGGCTCATTTAGAAGGTAATCAAAGGGGTTCCTCGACTGCTCATGCGGTTTCAG GTTCGGCTGGTGATGATCTATATCAAGAATTATGGAAGCTATGTGCAGGCCCCTTGGTGGAGGTTCCTCGGGTTCACGAGAGAGTTTTTTACTTCCCTCAGGGTCACATGGAACAA TTAGAAGCATCGACAAATCAGGAACTTAGCAATCAAACCCCACTGTTTAATCTTCCTTCTAAGATCCTATGTCGTGTTCTTCACGTGGAGTTACTG GCAGAACAAGAGACAGATGAAGTTTATGCTCAGATCACTTTGCAGCCTGAAGAT CAAAGTGAGCCTACAAGTCTTGATCCCTTCCCAACCGAGGCTCCAAAGAGGAAAGTTCATTCCTTTAGTAAGATTCTAACGGCATCAGACACTAGCACTCATGGAGGGTTCTCTGTTCTCCGAAAGCATGCAACTGAGTGCCTTCCTCCTTTG GACATGAATCTAGCAACTCCAACTCAGGAGTTGGTTGCCAAAGATCTTCACGGGTATGAGTGGCGGTTCAAGCATATATTTAGAG GGCAACCACGGAGACATTTACTTACAACAGGGTGGAGCACTTTTGTGACTTCGAAGAGATTAGTTGCTGGAGATGCATTTGTGTTTCTTAG AGGTGATAATGGAGAACTAAGAGTTGGGGTTCGGCGGCTTGCTCGTCAACAGAGCACAATGCCTTCGTCTGTGATATCCAGCCAGAGCATGCATTTAGGAGTGCTTGCTACTGCTGCTCATGCTGTTACAACTCATACCCTCTTTGTTGTGTATTACAAACCAAG GACAAGCCAATTCATAATTGGAGTAAACAAGTATCTGGAGGCTATTAACAATGGATTCTCTGTTGGCATGCGTTTCAAGATGAGATTTGAGGGAGAAGACTCTCCTGAAAGAAG GTTCACAGGTACCATAGTTGGGGTTGGAGATATTTCCCCACATTGGTCAGAATCTAAATGGCGGTCCTTGAAG ATTCAATGGGATGAACCTGCAGCAATACAAAGGCCAGAGAGAGTTTCTCCTTGGGAAATAGAGCCGTTTGTAGCTTCTGCTTCTACAAATGCACAACCTACTATAATGTGCAAAAGACCAAGACCTGTCGATATTCCAGCTTCTG aAATTACTACCAGTTCAGCTGGTTCAGCCTTCTGGTGTCGTGAGTCAATCCAGTCTCATGAACTAACACCAGTGGGAAGCACACTTGAGGTCCAGAGCAGTGAAAACCAGGTTATGTGGCCTATGAGGCAGAAAGAAGCTGATAATTGTCTTATCAATGGTAATGGAGGTTACAAATCAAGGACTCCACCTGAAAATGCCTGGCCACCTTCTCCTCTTGTGAATGTATCTTTGAACCTTTTTCCTGACTCAATGGAGAACAACTACAAAACAGGAGCATTGCAAACCGCTCTCACTGGTTATGCCAAGGGCCTAATGCATGATCaagttgaaaaaagaaaaactgagACTTTCACAGGTTGCCGGTTGTTTGGGTTTAATTTGACAGATAGCACTAGTGTAGCTGCCCCCCCTGACAAGGAACAAACGAGCACAAGTATTGACTACAATGGTGTGAGAGGGCATGTCCCTGCTGCGTTTCATGTTGAACAGAAACCAGAAACTTCAAAGGAGCAGAAGCAAGTTGCATCGGAGACATCAACCCAGGAGATGCAAGCTAAGCAGGGTTCTGCAACTTCCATGAGAAGTCGTACCAAG GTACATATGCAAGGGATTGCAGTTGGCCGTGCTATTGACTTAACTGCACTGAAAGGATATAATGATCTCATAAATGAGCTGGAGAAAATGTTTGAGATCAAGGGAGAGCTTTGTCGTAGTGGTCAGTGGTCCATTGTTTTTACTGATGATGAGGGTGATATGATGCTCGTGGGTGATGATCCCTGGGT TGAATTTTGTAAGATGGTGAGAAAGATCTTCATATATTCAAGCGAGGAGGTGAAGAAGATTAGTACAAGATGCAAATTTCCAGCATCATCTATGGAGTGTGAAGGGACGGTTGTAAGCTTGGACTCAGAGCATAGGTCtgtttga
- the LOC105802809 gene encoding auxin response factor 18 isoform X2 produces the protein MNSYITVRPSSAGDDLYQELWKLCAGPLVEVPRVHERVFYFPQGHMEQLEASTNQELSNQTPLFNLPSKILCRVLHVELLAEQETDEVYAQITLQPEDQSEPTSLDPFPTEAPKRKVHSFSKILTASDTSTHGGFSVLRKHATECLPPLDMNLATPTQELVAKDLHGYEWRFKHIFRGQPRRHLLTTGWSTFVTSKRLVAGDAFVFLRGDNGELRVGVRRLARQQSTMPSSVISSQSMHLGVLATAAHAVTTHTLFVVYYKPRTSQFIIGVNKYLEAINNGFSVGMRFKMRFEGEDSPERRFTGTIVGVGDISPHWSESKWRSLKIQWDEPAAIQRPERVSPWEIEPFVASASTNAQPTIMCKRPRPVDIPASEITTSSAGSAFWCRESIQSHELTPVGSTLEVQSSENQVMWPMRQKEADNCLINGNGGYKSRTPPENAWPPSPLVNVSLNLFPDSMENNYKTGALQTALTGYAKGLMHDQVEKRKTETFTGCRLFGFNLTDSTSVAAPPDKEQTSTSIDYNGVRGHVPAAFHVEQKPETSKEQKQVASETSTQEMQAKQGSATSMRSRTKVHMQGIAVGRAIDLTALKGYNDLINELEKMFEIKGELCRSGQWSIVFTDDEGDMMLVGDDPWVEFCKMVRKIFIYSSEEVKKISTRCKFPASSMECEGTVVSLDSEHRSV, from the exons ATGAATTCATATATAACCGTCAGGCCTA GTTCGGCTGGTGATGATCTATATCAAGAATTATGGAAGCTATGTGCAGGCCCCTTGGTGGAGGTTCCTCGGGTTCACGAGAGAGTTTTTTACTTCCCTCAGGGTCACATGGAACAA TTAGAAGCATCGACAAATCAGGAACTTAGCAATCAAACCCCACTGTTTAATCTTCCTTCTAAGATCCTATGTCGTGTTCTTCACGTGGAGTTACTG GCAGAACAAGAGACAGATGAAGTTTATGCTCAGATCACTTTGCAGCCTGAAGAT CAAAGTGAGCCTACAAGTCTTGATCCCTTCCCAACCGAGGCTCCAAAGAGGAAAGTTCATTCCTTTAGTAAGATTCTAACGGCATCAGACACTAGCACTCATGGAGGGTTCTCTGTTCTCCGAAAGCATGCAACTGAGTGCCTTCCTCCTTTG GACATGAATCTAGCAACTCCAACTCAGGAGTTGGTTGCCAAAGATCTTCACGGGTATGAGTGGCGGTTCAAGCATATATTTAGAG GGCAACCACGGAGACATTTACTTACAACAGGGTGGAGCACTTTTGTGACTTCGAAGAGATTAGTTGCTGGAGATGCATTTGTGTTTCTTAG AGGTGATAATGGAGAACTAAGAGTTGGGGTTCGGCGGCTTGCTCGTCAACAGAGCACAATGCCTTCGTCTGTGATATCCAGCCAGAGCATGCATTTAGGAGTGCTTGCTACTGCTGCTCATGCTGTTACAACTCATACCCTCTTTGTTGTGTATTACAAACCAAG GACAAGCCAATTCATAATTGGAGTAAACAAGTATCTGGAGGCTATTAACAATGGATTCTCTGTTGGCATGCGTTTCAAGATGAGATTTGAGGGAGAAGACTCTCCTGAAAGAAG GTTCACAGGTACCATAGTTGGGGTTGGAGATATTTCCCCACATTGGTCAGAATCTAAATGGCGGTCCTTGAAG ATTCAATGGGATGAACCTGCAGCAATACAAAGGCCAGAGAGAGTTTCTCCTTGGGAAATAGAGCCGTTTGTAGCTTCTGCTTCTACAAATGCACAACCTACTATAATGTGCAAAAGACCAAGACCTGTCGATATTCCAGCTTCTG aAATTACTACCAGTTCAGCTGGTTCAGCCTTCTGGTGTCGTGAGTCAATCCAGTCTCATGAACTAACACCAGTGGGAAGCACACTTGAGGTCCAGAGCAGTGAAAACCAGGTTATGTGGCCTATGAGGCAGAAAGAAGCTGATAATTGTCTTATCAATGGTAATGGAGGTTACAAATCAAGGACTCCACCTGAAAATGCCTGGCCACCTTCTCCTCTTGTGAATGTATCTTTGAACCTTTTTCCTGACTCAATGGAGAACAACTACAAAACAGGAGCATTGCAAACCGCTCTCACTGGTTATGCCAAGGGCCTAATGCATGATCaagttgaaaaaagaaaaactgagACTTTCACAGGTTGCCGGTTGTTTGGGTTTAATTTGACAGATAGCACTAGTGTAGCTGCCCCCCCTGACAAGGAACAAACGAGCACAAGTATTGACTACAATGGTGTGAGAGGGCATGTCCCTGCTGCGTTTCATGTTGAACAGAAACCAGAAACTTCAAAGGAGCAGAAGCAAGTTGCATCGGAGACATCAACCCAGGAGATGCAAGCTAAGCAGGGTTCTGCAACTTCCATGAGAAGTCGTACCAAG GTACATATGCAAGGGATTGCAGTTGGCCGTGCTATTGACTTAACTGCACTGAAAGGATATAATGATCTCATAAATGAGCTGGAGAAAATGTTTGAGATCAAGGGAGAGCTTTGTCGTAGTGGTCAGTGGTCCATTGTTTTTACTGATGATGAGGGTGATATGATGCTCGTGGGTGATGATCCCTGGGT TGAATTTTGTAAGATGGTGAGAAAGATCTTCATATATTCAAGCGAGGAGGTGAAGAAGATTAGTACAAGATGCAAATTTCCAGCATCATCTATGGAGTGTGAAGGGACGGTTGTAAGCTTGGACTCAGAGCATAGGTCtgtttga